Within the Erigeron canadensis isolate Cc75 chromosome 6, C_canadensis_v1, whole genome shotgun sequence genome, the region CAAGAGCTCAAAGAAAAAGACTTAGAAAAAAGaaacttaaagaaactggaGGTTTAAAACGTAGACCGATAATCGGTCCGGTGTTGCCTGGTGATGATAAGTTAGATAATGATCAACACCCTGAAGGTGTTCGACGAAATGCCTCAGAGAAACCCGAAAGCAGAAATGATAGTAAGACATTTGGTTATTCATGAATCAATGTGCTAAGTATCTTTTAAGGATACTTGCAAAtcacatttttagtttttattatcgTCTTGAGTTTTTGAAACCAACGATTTGGTATTTGATTATCTAATAGGAGAGAAGCCGACGTCTTGCATAAAGGTGAAGCAAAGAAGGATGTCTAAGAAGATGGCGACGGATAAACCAACGACATCCCATGAAGCTACTAGTTACGGTGACCAACGTTAAGCCTTCGCCCTTTTTCAGGAAAGCGTAATAGTTATTAGTAGAATGAACGACTATGAGTGAAATGCTAAAAATGCCTA harbors:
- the LOC122606103 gene encoding uncharacterized protein LOC122606103; translation: MNHLNKKKEKQQKLHDNLINILYPPPSPHTQFDDQTLDFAREIVDSGHHHQINTTDEFEEENNKRGELESSENEEEEGFRKLTRAQRKRLRKKKLKETGGLKRRPIIGPVLPGDDKLDNDQHPEGVRRNASEKPESRNDREKPTSCIKVKQRRMSKKMATDKPTTSHEATSYGDQR